The DNA window AAACACTGGGCACGGCGCGTCAGCTTCAAGGGGTGGGAGCACATGGCGAAGGCGCTCGCCGACCGGTCTGTGCCGAAGTCCACGGGCACCTCGACTTGTCCGGGGAGTGCAAAGGTCGTCAAACCGACAGGAGCCCAGGAGGCCCTTGCGCCCACCCTCCCGGCCCCCGGCTGTGCTGCGCGCCGTACAAGTCGGTGCTTGAGGAGCCGCTCATCTTCGTGGCGGTCGCTGCCGAGGAGGAGGCAACATGGGCCCGGGACCCTGGGCATCGCGCCCTGCTTGAGCAGGCCGCTGAGCTGAGATGGCCGCCCGGGCGCAAGAGATCGCACAGGACGCAAACCGGCCTTCTCCCAGGGCAAGATTTCTGCACCCGGTCTCTGAAGCGTCCTCCTCCTGTTCTCCTCCAAGCGGCGGTCAACACAATATGCGGGGCGGCTTCGCCCTGTGCGTCCCGAGGCGACGTTACCGGCCGCCTTCGCTCGAGGAACTGCAAAGCAGTGAGATTGCCTAGGAGAAAGCTTCTTGTCCGTCGGGTCATGGTGGCAGTTGGGCTGCTCGCCGGCGCGCTCGGCCTGTCATTGTTCTTGTTGACATGCCCCCCAGGAGAAGCCTTTCTCTGCAAGGTGATGGAAATCCTTATTTCCAGCGCTCTGGACCTTCCAGTCGCGGTGGGAGAACTGGAGACCAACCTCGTCTCTCGGCTCCAGCTTCGCAATGTAGTAATCCGGCCTGAAAGCGCCGCAGAAACAGGACCGCTCCTCACATTGCACCACGCCAGAATTGACTATAAGCCCCTGGCGCTGTTCAGGCGACAGTTCATTCTGAAGAACGTCGAGCTTACTGGTCTAGCGGTCACCCTGAGACGGGACAGTCTCGGGACATTCAACCTCCCACCGAGACTCCACCGGGAGCAACAACCGGGCGGCGTCACCGGCCGCGGCATAAAAGTCCAGGTAGAGCGCCTCGACGTTGCCAATTCCACCATGTGCCTGGAAGATGTGCGCACATCGGCGCGACTGGTCGCCAAGAATCTGGACGCCCATCTGAGTATGCTGGCAGAGAACCATTATCTCTGCGCAATCGAGGTTGATTCCGTTGGCGTGCCCTACCGCGAAGGGTCGCTCCTCGTCGGCGACCTGAAGCTTGAGGGAGAATGGAGCCCGGAGCGTGTCGTCCTCTCCCAGCTGACGCTGCACCTTCCCGGCATGACGCTCGCCGGGAAAGCAGAGGCCGTGTCCTTAGGTGAGGAGGCCAAGCTCAGTGGCAAGTTCGAGTTGGGCGGAGAGGTAGGGCCTTTGGCGCCGGTTGTGGCCAGGGCGGCAGGAAGCAAACTCGCCGGACAGCTGCGCTGTACCCTTGACCTCGGGGGGACCCTGCGAAGACCAGAGCTTCAGGGTTACATGGAAATCCATCGTGCCTCAATGGGCAATCTGAAGGACATAGACCTGAGGCTCAATGCAACCTGGCAAGAAGGGACTTTGACCCTGCAACAAATGCAGGTTGCTCTGCTGGGTGGTCATGTAGATTGCTCAGGTACCGTTACCCGGCATCCGGCGTTGCGACACCAGTTTGTGCTCCAGGCCGAAGAGCTCGACCTAGGGCTACTGGCTCGGTGGTTGTACGGCGAAGGTGCCGAGTTGAGCGGGAAGCTGGGGGCGCACCTGCAGTGGCGCGGAGTCGGTACCGCCTTGGACAGCGTACGTGCCAGGGGAACTCTTCTGGCCACCCATCTCCTCTTTGGCCCTGAGCCGATGCCCGACCTTTCCCTCCAACTAAGGTTAGACCGGGGGATTGGCCAGTTTCTGCTCAAGCAAGGGGACGCCGAGATAGCGGCAGAGGCCACGCTGCGTGGTTCTCGTCTGCAGGGCGCATTTTCGGGCTCTCTAACCGACGTCGGCCTGCTGGCGAGACTCGCCAACGTGCGAGAGTTCGCCGGTGAACTTGCCCTTGGCGGAACCCTGGGCGGTACTACCAAATCACCGAAGCTCCATGCCACCGTCGCCGGACGACACCTCACCTTTCGCAACCTGCCCATCGACACCTTGGGCGCCGAAATCGCCGTCGCCGAGCACCGGGTGGACGTGCTTGACCTGCTCATCAGGGGAGCACTATGCCCCATCGATCCTGACCGACCACCGCTCCATCTTTCTGGTCTGACCGGGAGCCTCTTTTTCGAGGCGAGCGCACGCGGGCCGCTCACCAGCCCTCGCGGGAATCTGGTCATAAGGTTACGGGACCCGGCGTTTGGTGGCTACCGCTTCGACCGTGCGGAGATCGGGATCTCTGCAGAGGAAGGACACCTGCGGTGTAACCGGTTGCACCTACGGAAGGACTCGCTATTGGTGGACGGACGCGCGACCTACCAACTGACCGAACGCAAAGGAGAGGCGAGGATCACCTTCTGCATCGTGCCACCGCAACCCGCGCAGCAGAGCTCTGAGCCGGAGATCATTCCGGAATCAATGCAGTCGCTGACAGAGGGCCGCTCCGTCGGCACGATCGATGTGAATTTCTCTGCGCCAAGCAGCAAGCAGTGGTCAGCGTCCGTCTGCGGCAGGGGACTGAACATCGGCGACCTCCTGATACTTGCTCCCAAGGCTCCTGGGGTCGGAGGCCTGCTGGATCTCAAATTGAGTGCAGCACAAAACCACGATGTCCCGACAGGAAAACTTTGGTTCTTGGTCCGCGAACCAAAGTATGCAGGCAGTAGATTGGATTCACTGCGCGGGGAGGTAGTGCTGGCTGGCAACAGGCTGACTGTCCGCACGGTGCAGCTTGTCCTCGGGGGGCAGTCGACGAGCGCCACAGCGACGATTGAACCGATACACCCAGCCTTGCGGGGTCGCTGGTGGACGGCGGCGAGCACGATTTCTGCCCACTTGCAGGGAGAGGGATTTGACGTAGCTTTACTGAATCCGTTGCTCCCTACCCGCATGTCATTGTCAGGTCAGGCGACCTGCGACCTGCACTGCGAGGGCTCGCTGCGGAATCCCCGTTTTCATGGCTCTCTGCGCCTGACCGAAGGCAGCATAACCAGAGAACCCGACAGTGTGCTGGCCACCGCGATTGACCTCCTTGCCGTGCTAAGAGATTCCACGCTGCTGGTCGAACAGATGAAGGGCCTTGTCTTCGATGCCCCTTTCCATTTCCACGGGCGGGTCACTGGCAGCGGGTGGAATGCATGTGACTTTGACCTTCGCGGGACCATTGCGGACTCTGGGCAGATTGGTGCCGAGGGCATCCTGCGGCACGACTCGCTCCGGGCTCGCGTAAAGGCAGAGCGGCTCGACCTCTCTCTGCTGCGGCCGCTCCTGGGGGCGGCGGAAGGCCTCCGCGGCGCCTGCTCTGCGGACCTTGCCGCACACGGCCCCCTCTACGCCCCTGAGGTTGATGGCACGGTGACAGTATCCGGGATCTCTTTGCGCCTGCCGCGGCTTCAGGGAGAAGTTGACCAGGGCCTGGTGCGCCTAGAGTTTCAGCAAGACGCCGTGCACCTGGACACTCTGTTTGCCAGGGTTGCGGGTGGCACCCTCTCCGGGTCGGGCTTCCTGCGGTACGCCGCAGGCAAGGTCAAAGAGGCCAATGTGCAAGTCAGGCTCGATAATTTAAGAATAGCGCGAGCGAACGTGGGGGACGTGACCGTGAGCGCTGCCCGCTTAAGGTACACAAAGGAAAACGACTACTACCTGCTGGACGGTGATGTGGTGCTGGGCGAGTCTCGGCTTCGCTATCGATTCAGGCCCCAGTCTTTGGTGGCACTCGCACGGTCTACACCACGACCAAGGCCAGAGATGCCGGCCCTGCTGAGGCAGACGCGCCTGAATGTGCGGCTACGCGAGAGTGAAAAGCTTTGGATTGACAACAACCTGGCTCGTCTGCGGCTCCACTCCGAGTTGAGCCTCCAGGGCAACCCAACGCAACCCAACTTAGCCGGGCGACTGCAGGCGCGCGAGGGATACATCCTCTACCTTGACCGAAAGTTCGAAGTTAAGAAAGGGGTACTGGACTTTGTCGATCCAGTTCATAATAACCCCCTCGTCGATCTCGAGGCTCAGGCATTGCTGAAAAGCCATCAGACGCTTGAGAACAGAGACTACACGATCACCCTCTCCATCAAGGGTCCCTTGGACCAGGCCGTCGTCGATCTATCCTCTGACCCCCCTTTGGATAGAGCTGACATACTTGCCCTGCTGACCCTGGGCGCCAGACGGCAGCAGCTGACGGCGAAGGGCCCAGACAGCGGCCTCAGCGACGTCTTGCAGCAACGAGTGGCAACCTTGTCCAGCCAACGCCTTTCCAGTTACGCGACCAGCAAGGTGAGCACTCTCTTTCGCTTGCAGGAGATGACCATCGAGGGCAATCTCTTCAGGTTCGGACGCGAGTGGGGGCCGCAATTGGTCGCCTCCAAGAGGGTGACGAGCCGTATGAGCATAACGTACAGGACAACCGTGGGCCACCTCAATGACCAGAGCATCCGCCTGGACTACCGCCTTTCCAGACATCTTTCTGTTCAGAGCCAGACAGACCAGGGCGGCCGCTCAGCCATCGAATTGAAGTACGGTTTGAGGTTCAAATGAGGAAGCCCGTCGGATCACAACTCATTCTCCTGACTTGCCTCCTTTCAGCAGCGGCTATCTGCCTGGGAGGGACGAAGGACACCCAAAGGCTCAAGATTGGCTCGCTGCGGTTCGCAGGCACGCATGCCTTCAGCGCTACGCAACTGCGCCGCATAGTGGTTTCCCGCCCCACATCCTTTTTCAGACGTTCCTACTTCTTCCCAGAGGTTTTCCAAGAAGATGTGAAAACGGTTGAGCTCTTCTACCGTCAGCGTGGCTATCTCCAGGCACAGGTAACGGGACACCTCGCACGTGTGGACTCTGCCCGACGCATGGTCGACCTCGAAATCCACGTGCAGGAGGGCGAACTAACTCGCGTGGAAGGAGTGAGCGTCTTCGAAAACCGGGTATTCAGCGACGAAGTGCTGCTTGGCAGAATCGATATCCGGGCAGGGGAGCCGTTCCAGGCCAACAAGGTGGAGGCTGCAACGCTCTCGTTGCTGACCTTCTACGCCAATAATGGTTACCTGGACGCAGAAGTCACTCCAGAGGTGCGTCTCGACGACGAGAGCCATCGTGCGCTGATCGATTTCCGCGTGCGGGCAAAGGCGAGATGCACCATCGACCAGGTCCGTCTTGTGGGTTTAGAGAAAACTCAGCCCAAGGTAGTGCTCAGGGAATTGGACTTCAAGACTGGCAATGTAGTGGAGTACGCGCGCCTGCTCTCGTCGCAGCGCAAGCTGTACCTCACAGGTCTATTCCGAGGAGTGTTCGTTCGCCCGCAACCCGCCACCAGTGGCGACTCAACAAGGCGTGACATCCTAGTCGACCTCAAGGAGAATGAATCGGGGGAATTCACCGTGGCCTTCGGCTACGAATCGGTGGAGAGGTGGCGGGGCCGGGTGGAAATAGCCAACACTAACTGGAGGGGCACGGCGCGCAAATTTGCTCTGGCCACGCACGCGAGCTTCGTCAATCGCGGCCTGGAGCTGTCGTTCACCGAACCATGGACCTTTGGCACACGGTTGCGCACAGACATAAACATCCTCGCCGAGCAGCTCCAGGAACCAGGTTTCGATATCCGCCGGGTTGCCAATACGGTCAGATTGGGGCGCCCTTACGCTGCCCGGTCTTCGGTAGTCTTGACCTTCAAGAACGAAGTGGCCGAACTATCCCATATCCGGGTCACGGTGACCCCAGAGAGAAAGCGAACGGTCATCCGGGGCTTGAAGCTCACGGCAGTGCACGATACCCGGGACAACATGTTCAATCCCACCTCCGGTGTCCTTCTTGAATGGAGCAATGAGTTTGCCGGGCTCGTTCTGCGGGGGACGGATAGCTTCGTGCGTTCATCATTTCGCGCGAAGTTGTTCCGCCCGGTGGGTGCTTCGACAGTTATTGCCACCGCCGCAGAGCTTGGCTGGATAGACACACCGGGTGGCCTGCCCAAGATACCACTGCACGAGCGCTTCTACACCGGAGGTCCGAACTCCCTTCGCGGCCTTGCGTACCGGAAGGCAGGCCCCTTAGATGCAAGAGGATTACCGTTGGGTGGCAGGTTGAAGGTCGTCATCAACGCCCTAGAACTGCGTCAGGCGGTCTACAAGATGGTAGGGGGAGTCGTGTTCGCCGAGGCCGGAAACGTGTGGTCCGCCCCCCAACAGTTCAAGCTCTCCGAGTTGCGCCCTACGGTAGGGGTAGGCTTGCGGCTAAACACCCCAATCGGCCTGGCGCGACTCGACTATGGGGCCAACGTAGACCGCCGTGGGGGAGAGCGGAAAGGGATGCTCTATTTCAGCATGGGACATGCCTTTTGATGCTCCAGTGGCGGCTCCTCTTCTTTCCCACCTATTCCCGAGATCGGCTGGCCATGGCGGTAGGCTGGGGCACCACGGGCGCTCGCGCGGTCCCATCTGCGCCGCCAGGCAGGTG is part of the Calditrichota bacterium genome and encodes:
- a CDS encoding translocation/assembly module TamB domain-containing protein; this encodes MPRRKLLVRRVMVAVGLLAGALGLSLFLLTCPPGEAFLCKVMEILISSALDLPVAVGELETNLVSRLQLRNVVIRPESAAETGPLLTLHHARIDYKPLALFRRQFILKNVELTGLAVTLRRDSLGTFNLPPRLHREQQPGGVTGRGIKVQVERLDVANSTMCLEDVRTSARLVAKNLDAHLSMLAENHYLCAIEVDSVGVPYREGSLLVGDLKLEGEWSPERVVLSQLTLHLPGMTLAGKAEAVSLGEEAKLSGKFELGGEVGPLAPVVARAAGSKLAGQLRCTLDLGGTLRRPELQGYMEIHRASMGNLKDIDLRLNATWQEGTLTLQQMQVALLGGHVDCSGTVTRHPALRHQFVLQAEELDLGLLARWLYGEGAELSGKLGAHLQWRGVGTALDSVRARGTLLATHLLFGPEPMPDLSLQLRLDRGIGQFLLKQGDAEIAAEATLRGSRLQGAFSGSLTDVGLLARLANVREFAGELALGGTLGGTTKSPKLHATVAGRHLTFRNLPIDTLGAEIAVAEHRVDVLDLLIRGALCPIDPDRPPLHLSGLTGSLFFEASARGPLTSPRGNLVIRLRDPAFGGYRFDRAEIGISAEEGHLRCNRLHLRKDSLLVDGRATYQLTERKGEARITFCIVPPQPAQQSSEPEIIPESMQSLTEGRSVGTIDVNFSAPSSKQWSASVCGRGLNIGDLLILAPKAPGVGGLLDLKLSAAQNHDVPTGKLWFLVREPKYAGSRLDSLRGEVVLAGNRLTVRTVQLVLGGQSTSATATIEPIHPALRGRWWTAASTISAHLQGEGFDVALLNPLLPTRMSLSGQATCDLHCEGSLRNPRFHGSLRLTEGSITREPDSVLATAIDLLAVLRDSTLLVEQMKGLVFDAPFHFHGRVTGSGWNACDFDLRGTIADSGQIGAEGILRHDSLRARVKAERLDLSLLRPLLGAAEGLRGACSADLAAHGPLYAPEVDGTVTVSGISLRLPRLQGEVDQGLVRLEFQQDAVHLDTLFARVAGGTLSGSGFLRYAAGKVKEANVQVRLDNLRIARANVGDVTVSAARLRYTKENDYYLLDGDVVLGESRLRYRFRPQSLVALARSTPRPRPEMPALLRQTRLNVRLRESEKLWIDNNLARLRLHSELSLQGNPTQPNLAGRLQAREGYILYLDRKFEVKKGVLDFVDPVHNNPLVDLEAQALLKSHQTLENRDYTITLSIKGPLDQAVVDLSSDPPLDRADILALLTLGARRQQLTAKGPDSGLSDVLQQRVATLSSQRLSSYATSKVSTLFRLQEMTIEGNLFRFGREWGPQLVASKRVTSRMSITYRTTVGHLNDQSIRLDYRLSRHLSVQSQTDQGGRSAIELKYGLRFK
- a CDS encoding BamA/TamA family outer membrane protein is translated as MRKPVGSQLILLTCLLSAAAICLGGTKDTQRLKIGSLRFAGTHAFSATQLRRIVVSRPTSFFRRSYFFPEVFQEDVKTVELFYRQRGYLQAQVTGHLARVDSARRMVDLEIHVQEGELTRVEGVSVFENRVFSDEVLLGRIDIRAGEPFQANKVEAATLSLLTFYANNGYLDAEVTPEVRLDDESHRALIDFRVRAKARCTIDQVRLVGLEKTQPKVVLRELDFKTGNVVEYARLLSSQRKLYLTGLFRGVFVRPQPATSGDSTRRDILVDLKENESGEFTVAFGYESVERWRGRVEIANTNWRGTARKFALATHASFVNRGLELSFTEPWTFGTRLRTDINILAEQLQEPGFDIRRVANTVRLGRPYAARSSVVLTFKNEVAELSHIRVTVTPERKRTVIRGLKLTAVHDTRDNMFNPTSGVLLEWSNEFAGLVLRGTDSFVRSSFRAKLFRPVGASTVIATAAELGWIDTPGGLPKIPLHERFYTGGPNSLRGLAYRKAGPLDARGLPLGGRLKVVINALELRQAVYKMVGGVVFAEAGNVWSAPQQFKLSELRPTVGVGLRLNTPIGLARLDYGANVDRRGGERKGMLYFSMGHAF